The Nostoc sp. 'Lobaria pulmonaria (5183) cyanobiont' genome window below encodes:
- a CDS encoding acetyltransferase, which translates to MLLQDKQNGNLVEILDIEALFSPKETTVKGQYQVGEEEQDPESFEKGKLNFPSGESLPQCWIDANYKSA; encoded by the coding sequence ATGTTACTACAAGATAAACAGAACGGCAATTTAGTAGAAATCCTCGACATTGAGGCACTGTTTAGCCCGAAAGAAACTACTGTTAAAGGACAATATCAGGTGGGAGAAGAAGAACAAGACCCAGAATCTTTTGAGAAAGGCAAATTAAATTTTCCTTCTGGTGAGAGCTTGCCACAATGTTGGATCGATGCAAATTACAAAAGCGCTTGA